The following nucleotide sequence is from Pseudomonadota bacterium.
CGAAAGCGGCACCCGCGAACTGGTGCTGACCGGCGTCGATCTCAGCTCCTATGGCCGCGACCTGCCGGGCACACCCAGCCTCGGCCAGGCGGTGCGCCGCCTGCTGGCCGCGGTGCCAGAGCTGCAGCGTCTCCGGCTCTCCTCGCTCGATCCGGCGGTGATCGATGATGATCTCAAGCGCCTGATCGCCGAAGAACCGCGCCTGATGCCGCATATCCATCTCAGCGTCCAGGCTGGCGACGACATGATCCTGAAGCGCATGAAGCGGCGCCATAATCGCGCCGACATCTTGCGCCTTGCCGCCGAGCTTCGCGCGCTGCGCCCCGACATCGCGCTCGGCGCCGATCTGATCGCCGGCTTCCCGACCGAAAACGATGAAATGTTCGCCAACTCCTTAAGCATCGTCGCCGAAGCCGGCCTCACCTGGCTGCATGTGTTCCCCTATTCGCCACGCGCCGGCACCCCGGCAGCGCGCATGCCGCAACTGCCGCGTGGCCTGATCCGCGAGCGCGCCGCACGTCTCCGCCAAGCGGGTGACACCGCAGTGATCAAATTTCTCGATGCACAAGTGGACAGGGTGCAAGATATTCTCGTCGAGAAAGCGGACAGCGGGCGCAGCGCGCATTATGCGCCGGTTCGTCTGGTTGGCGGGTTGGCCGGCGGGCAGGCGGGTGGATTACCCGGCGACGTGCTGGCGGCGCGGGCGCTCAGGCGCGACGGGCCCGTGCTGATCGTTGAGGCCGCTGCGTGAGCAAACCCGAGCCGGCCAAACGCGGCGGTTGGCTCGCTCGTCTCAAAGCTGGCCTCAGCCGCACTTCCAGCACCCTCGGCAGCGGCATCACCGGCATCTTCGCGCGCGGGCGGCTTGATGACGCGGCGTTGGAAGAGCTCGAAGAACTGCTGATTCTCGGCGATATGGGCGCCGCCACGGCGGCTGAGCTCACCGCCGCCCTGGCCAAGGAAAAATTCGGCAAGGAAGTCAGCGCTGAGGAAATTCGCAGCGCCCTGGCTGATCAAATCACCGCCATTCTCGAACCGGTGGCGCGCCCGTTCCCAATATCGCGCAGTGCCAAGCCGCATGTCGTGCTGGTCGCTGGGGTGAACGGTACCGGCAAGACCACCACCGTCGGCAAGCTCGCCAGTCAGTTCCGCGCTGATGGCCTGACGGTGATGATGGCTGCCGCCGATACCTTCCGCGCCGCAGCGGTGGAACAATTGAAAATCTGGGGTGAGCGCACCGGCTGCCCGGTGGTGGCGCGCGACGGCACCGGCGGCGACCCCGCTGGCCTCGCCTATGACGCCCTGGTCCGCGCCCGCGAGGAAGGCATCGACGTGCTGCTGATCGACACCGCCGGCCGGCTGCAAAACAAAGCCAATCTGATGGCCGAATTACAGAAAATCGACCGCGTCGTGAAGAAGCTCGACCCCGCCGCGCCGCACACCCGCCTCCTGGTGCTCGACGCCACAACCGGGCAAAACGCCCATTCCCAGGTCGAGATATTCCGCCAAGCGGTCGATATCGATAGCTTGATCGTCACCAAGCTCGACGGCACCGCCAAAGGCGGCGTGCTGGTGGCGCTCGCCAAGCGCTTCGGCTTGCCGGTTTATGCCTTGGGCGTCGGTGAGGCGGTCGAGGATTTGCGCCCGTTCGAGGCGCGCGAATTCGCCCGCGCCCTGATGAATTTGGATTCTTAGACGGCGGTCGTCGTATTGGGTTTGTAATCGCCGGTCTCGCCGTCGGGATTGGTAAACGGCGCAAAACTCGCCATGTCCTTGACCTCGGCATATTGCCGCAACGCCCAGCGGACCGAGGGAAACGCCAGATCCGCCCACGGTATATCCGCCATCGCGAACAGGCCAACCTCGGCACTCTCTTCGCCGGCGGCAACCTCGGCGCTTAACAGCTCGGCGCGGTAGATAAGCTGTACCTGGCTGATGCGCGGAATGCTGTAGACCGCGAGCAGCCCGTCGAGGCGGAGTTCGGCACAGGCTTCCTCGCGCGCTTCACGCAGCGCGCCTTGCTCAGAGCTTTCGTTCAGCTCGAGATAGCCCGCAGGTATCGTCCAATAGCCGGTGCGCGGCTCGATGGCGCGGCGGCACAGCAGAATGCGGCCCGCGTGTATGGCAACGGCGCCGACCACGATCTTGGGATTGTCGTACTGGATATAGCCGCAAGCATCGCATGTCAGGGGCTCCATATTATCGCCCGCCGGGATGCTGCGCCGGATCGGCCCGCCTGATTCCGGATAATTCGTCATGCATTAATTATGGGGCTGAGGCCGCGACGCGTCCAGCCTCGCCGCGCGAGATCCCCAACTTCGGTGCGCGAGATAATGCCATTCTCCGCTTCGATCCGGTACACTCGCGCCAATCGAACGCTGCAACGGGAGAACAGAATGCGCTGGCTTGTCGCTCTGATGATGGGGATGTTGCTGCTTCCCGCTCAGCTTGCTGTCGCCGCTGAGAGCGGCGGAGCGCGCCACGGCCTATCGCTGTTCGGCGATCTGAAATATT
It contains:
- the mtaB gene encoding tRNA (N(6)-L-threonylcarbamoyladenosine(37)-C(2))-methylthiotransferase MtaB; translation: MSAPEIVTFGCRLNAFESEIMRDHAAAAGLERTVIFNTCAVTAEAERQARQAIRRARRADPEARIIVTGCAAQIDPARYAAMPEVDRVIGNAEKLEAASFLPSNTTPIQVNDIMSVRATAPHLIAGFEGRARAFVQVQNGCDHRCTFCIIPYGRGNNRGVALGEIVAQARALVESGTRELVLTGVDLSSYGRDLPGTPSLGQAVRRLLAAVPELQRLRLSSLDPAVIDDDLKRLIAEEPRLMPHIHLSVQAGDDMILKRMKRRHNRADILRLAAELRALRPDIALGADLIAGFPTENDEMFANSLSIVAEAGLTWLHVFPYSPRAGTPAARMPQLPRGLIRERAARLRQAGDTAVIKFLDAQVDRVQDILVEKADSGRSAHYAPVRLVGGLAGGQAGGLPGDVLAARALRRDGPVLIVEAAA
- the ftsY gene encoding signal recognition particle-docking protein FtsY, whose product is MSKPEPAKRGGWLARLKAGLSRTSSTLGSGITGIFARGRLDDAALEELEELLILGDMGAATAAELTAALAKEKFGKEVSAEEIRSALADQITAILEPVARPFPISRSAKPHVVLVAGVNGTGKTTTVGKLASQFRADGLTVMMAAADTFRAAAVEQLKIWGERTGCPVVARDGTGGDPAGLAYDALVRAREEGIDVLLIDTAGRLQNKANLMAELQKIDRVVKKLDPAAPHTRLLVLDATTGQNAHSQVEIFRQAVDIDSLIVTKLDGTAKGGVLVALAKRFGLPVYALGVGEAVEDLRPFEAREFARALMNLDS
- a CDS encoding NUDIX hydrolase is translated as MTNYPESGGPIRRSIPAGDNMEPLTCDACGYIQYDNPKIVVGAVAIHAGRILLCRRAIEPRTGYWTIPAGYLELNESSEQGALREAREEACAELRLDGLLAVYSIPRISQVQLIYRAELLSAEVAAGEESAEVGLFAMADIPWADLAFPSVRWALRQYAEVKDMASFAPFTNPDGETGDYKPNTTTAV